From a single Vicugna pacos chromosome 4, VicPac4, whole genome shotgun sequence genomic region:
- the CCIN gene encoding calicin isoform X2 → MKLEFTEKNYNSFVLQNLNKQRKRKEYWDMALTVDHHVFFAHRNVLAAVSPLVKSLISNHDMKTTDELFITIDPNYLSPTTVDQLLDYFYSGKVVISEQNVEELLRGAQYFNTPRLRIHCNDFLIKSIRRANCLRYLFLAELFELKEVSDLAYSGIRDNFHYWASPEGSMHFMRCPPVIFGRLLRDENLHVLNEDQALNALISWVYFRKDEREKYFKKFFNYINLNAVSNKTLTYASNKLMGMENSSAHSTLIESVLVDRKQERPTSLLSYQRKGALLDSVVILGGQKAHGKFNDGVFAYIIQENLWLKLSEMPYRAAALSATSAGRYIYISGGTTEQISGLKTAWRYDMDDNSWTKLPDLPVGLVFHTMDNILCVHSHRQSVEINLQKIKANKTTTSVPLLPNNCPLDVSHAICSIGDSRVFVCGGVTTASDVQTKDYTINPNAYLLDQNTGEWKTLAPPPEALDCPACCLAKLPCKILQRI, encoded by the exons ATGAAATTGGAATTCACTGAGAAAAACTACAACAGCTTCGTGCTGCAGAATCTGAACAAACAGAGGAAACGCAAAGAGTACTGGGACATGGCCCTGACTGTGGACCACCACGTCTTCTTTGCACATCGCAACGTACTGGCTGCGGTCTCTCCACTGGTGAAGAGCCTCATCTCCAACCACGACATGAAGACTACCGATGAGCTCTTTATCACCATTGACCCCAACTATCTGAGCCCGACCACAGTGGATCAGCTCCTGGACTACTTCTACAGTGGCAAGGTGGTGATCTCAGAGCAGAACGTGGAGGAGCTCCTTCGTGGGGCCCAGTATTTCAACACACCACGCCTTCGAATCCACTGCAATGACTTCCTAATTAAATCCATCCGCCGTGCTAATTGCTTGCGCTACCTCTTCTTGGCTGAGTTGTTTGAGCTCAAAGAGGTATCAGACTTGGCCTACTCTGGCATTCGAGACAACTTCCACTACTGGGCCAGTCCTGAGGGCTCCATGCACTTCATGCGCTGTCCACCTGTCATTTTTGGCCGCCTGCTCCGAGATGAAAACTTGCATGTGCTCAATGAGGACCAGGCTCTCAATGCACTCATCAGTTGGGTGTACTTCCGGAAGGATGAGCGGGAGAAGTATTTCAAGAAGTTCTTCAACTACATCAATCTTAATGCTGTCTCCAACAAGACACTGACGTATGCCAGCAACAAGCTGATGGGCATGGAGAACAGCTCAGCGCACTCAACACTGATTGAGAGTGTCCTGGTGGACCGCAAGCAGGAGAGGCCAACCAGCCTGCTGAGCTACCAGCGGAAAGGGGCCCTGCTGGATTCAGTGGTCATCCTAGGTGGCCAAAAGGCCCATGGCAAGTTCAACGATGGGGTGTTTGCTTATATCATCCAGGAGAACCTGTGGTTGAAGCTCTCAGAGATGCCCTATCGAGCGGCAGCACTTAGTGCCACCTCTGCTGGTCGCTACATCTACATCTCTGGTGGCACCACTGAGCAGATTTCAGGGCTGAAGACGGCTTGGCGGTATGATATGGATGACAACTCCTGGACCAAGTTGCCCGACCTGCCAGTTGGACTTGTCTTCCACACCATG GACAACATCCTCTGCGTGCACAGCCACCGGCAGAGTGTGGAAATCAACCTGCAGAAGATAAAGGCCAACAAGACGACCACCTCAGTGCCTCTCTTGCCCAACAACTGCCCCTTGGATGTGTCCCATGCTATATGCTCCATTGGAGACAGCAGGGTGTTTGTATGTGGAGGTGTCACCACAGCCAGCGATGTCCAGACAAAGGACTACACCATCAATCCAAATGCTTACCTGCTGGACCAAAACACAGGCGAGTGGAAGACCCTGGCGCCCCCACCAGAGGCACTGGACTGTCCTGCCTGCTGTCTAGCCAAGCTGCCTTGCAAGATTCTTCAAAGGATTTAA
- the CCIN gene encoding calicin isoform X1 produces the protein MKLEFTEKNYNSFVLQNLNKQRKRKEYWDMALTVDHHVFFAHRNVLAAVSPLVKSLISNHDMKTTDELFITIDPNYLSPTTVDQLLDYFYSGKVVISEQNVEELLRGAQYFNTPRLRIHCNDFLIKSIRRANCLRYLFLAELFELKEVSDLAYSGIRDNFHYWASPEGSMHFMRCPPVIFGRLLRDENLHVLNEDQALNALISWVYFRKDEREKYFKKFFNYINLNAVSNKTLTYASNKLMGMENSSAHSTLIESVLVDRKQERPTSLLSYQRKGALLDSVVILGGQKAHGKFNDGVFAYIIQENLWLKLSEMPYRAAALSATSAGRYIYISGGTTEQISGLKTAWRYDMDDNSWTKLPDLPVGLVFHTMVTCGGTVYSVGGSIAPRRYVSNIYRYDERKEAWCLAGKMSIPMDGTAVITKGDRTLYIVTGRCLVKGYISRVGVVDCFDTNTGDVVQCITFPIEFNHRPLLSFHQDNILCVHSHRQSVEINLQKIKANKTTTSVPLLPNNCPLDVSHAICSIGDSRVFVCGGVTTASDVQTKDYTINPNAYLLDQNTGEWKTLAPPPEALDCPACCLAKLPCKILQRI, from the coding sequence ATGAAATTGGAATTCACTGAGAAAAACTACAACAGCTTCGTGCTGCAGAATCTGAACAAACAGAGGAAACGCAAAGAGTACTGGGACATGGCCCTGACTGTGGACCACCACGTCTTCTTTGCACATCGCAACGTACTGGCTGCGGTCTCTCCACTGGTGAAGAGCCTCATCTCCAACCACGACATGAAGACTACCGATGAGCTCTTTATCACCATTGACCCCAACTATCTGAGCCCGACCACAGTGGATCAGCTCCTGGACTACTTCTACAGTGGCAAGGTGGTGATCTCAGAGCAGAACGTGGAGGAGCTCCTTCGTGGGGCCCAGTATTTCAACACACCACGCCTTCGAATCCACTGCAATGACTTCCTAATTAAATCCATCCGCCGTGCTAATTGCTTGCGCTACCTCTTCTTGGCTGAGTTGTTTGAGCTCAAAGAGGTATCAGACTTGGCCTACTCTGGCATTCGAGACAACTTCCACTACTGGGCCAGTCCTGAGGGCTCCATGCACTTCATGCGCTGTCCACCTGTCATTTTTGGCCGCCTGCTCCGAGATGAAAACTTGCATGTGCTCAATGAGGACCAGGCTCTCAATGCACTCATCAGTTGGGTGTACTTCCGGAAGGATGAGCGGGAGAAGTATTTCAAGAAGTTCTTCAACTACATCAATCTTAATGCTGTCTCCAACAAGACACTGACGTATGCCAGCAACAAGCTGATGGGCATGGAGAACAGCTCAGCGCACTCAACACTGATTGAGAGTGTCCTGGTGGACCGCAAGCAGGAGAGGCCAACCAGCCTGCTGAGCTACCAGCGGAAAGGGGCCCTGCTGGATTCAGTGGTCATCCTAGGTGGCCAAAAGGCCCATGGCAAGTTCAACGATGGGGTGTTTGCTTATATCATCCAGGAGAACCTGTGGTTGAAGCTCTCAGAGATGCCCTATCGAGCGGCAGCACTTAGTGCCACCTCTGCTGGTCGCTACATCTACATCTCTGGTGGCACCACTGAGCAGATTTCAGGGCTGAAGACGGCTTGGCGGTATGATATGGATGACAACTCCTGGACCAAGTTGCCCGACCTGCCAGTTGGACTTGTCTTCCACACCATGGTGACCTGCGGGGGGACCGTGTACTCAGTGGGTGGGAGCATTGCCCCAAGGCGGTATGTCTCTAACATCTACCGCTATGATGAGCGCAAGGAGGCCTGGTGCCTGGCAGGGAAGATGAGCATCCCTATGGATGGCACAGCCGTGATCACTAAGGGCGACCGGACCCTGTACATTGTTACTGGGCGGTGCTTGGTGAAGGGCTACATCTCCCGGGTCGGGGTGGTGGACTGCTTTGACACCAACACTGGGGACGTGGTCCAGTGTATCACTTTCCCCATTGAGTTCAACCACCGGCCCCTGCTCTCTTTCCATCAGGACAACATCCTCTGCGTGCACAGCCACCGGCAGAGTGTGGAAATCAACCTGCAGAAGATAAAGGCCAACAAGACGACCACCTCAGTGCCTCTCTTGCCCAACAACTGCCCCTTGGATGTGTCCCATGCTATATGCTCCATTGGAGACAGCAGGGTGTTTGTATGTGGAGGTGTCACCACAGCCAGCGATGTCCAGACAAAGGACTACACCATCAATCCAAATGCTTACCTGCTGGACCAAAACACAGGCGAGTGGAAGACCCTGGCGCCCCCACCAGAGGCACTGGACTGTCCTGCCTGCTGTCTAGCCAAGCTGCCTTGCAAGATTCTTCAAAGGATTTAA